Sequence from the Deinococcus radiopugnans ATCC 19172 genome:
ACAGCCATTTTGCCCGCCTGGGCCGCGCTTACCACGCCGGGGCCGAACCGGACACCCTGAGCGGTATTCAGGACGAGATTCGCCGTGCGGAAGAGGAAATCGGCGCCCGTGAGCGCCTGATCAGCGAACTGGGCGAGGAGCCCCAGGCGGAGGGCGAGATGACCGTTTACTCACCGGACGGGGTGGGCAGGGTCGGCGTCGAGCCAGTCACCACAAATTCAGTTAAGCCCTCTGTTCACCCATCCTCCACCACTTCAGATGTCCCGGTGGCCGGCACCGAGCCCAACATTCCGGCCTCTGTTCCCCATCCCCAGCAGCCCACTTTTCAGCAGGAGGTCTCCATCATGACCAACCCCCGGCCCGACAAGGAACGCCTGGAGCAGCAGCGCGGCGAGATCGATCTGAACCAGACGGACCGCAGCCACCACGACGCCTCGCAGGGCGACTACACCGCGCCGGACCCCACGGTGCAGCACGCCGACGAGCTGCTCAAACCCGGTGACGACACCGCTGGCGTGGCGCTGGAGGCCGAGCGCGACAAGGTCTTCCGTCACAAGAACACGCTGGAGGAGGGCAAGCGCGCCAGCGCAGAACCCGATCCGCTGGACCTGTGAGGCCGGGCGGCCAGCGTGGGCCGCCCCCACAACTCAGTCCTGGACGCGCACGAAGTCGGGTGCGCGTTTTTCCTTGAAAGCGGTGACCCCCTCCTGGTGCTCCCAGTGGTCTCCGGCCACTTGTTGCAGCACGGCCTCCTGATCCAGCGCCTCGTCCAGCGTGCTGGTCACGGCGGCGTTCAGCGCCTGCTTGGTCAGTTTCAGGGCGTTGGCCGGGCGCTGCGCGAGGCGCTCGGCATAGGCCTGAACGTCGTCCACAAAGGATTCGTCGGCGAACACATGCTCACACAGTCCCAGTTTCAGTGCCGTGTCTGCGTCCACGCGCTCGGCAAAGGCCATCAGCTCGAAGGCGCGGCTGTACCCGACCAGGCGGGGCAGGAACCACGTGCTGCCCGAATCGGGGACGAGGGCGATGTTGGAGAAAATCTCGATCAGCCGGGCCGACTGCGCCCACAGCCGGATGTCCCCGGCCAGGGCCAGGCTGGCCCCCGCCCCCGCCGCCACGCCGTTGACCGCGCTGATCACCGGTTTGTCCAGCGTGCGGATGGTGCGGATCAGCGGATTGTAGGTGTGGTTCAGGTGCTCGGTGAAGGTCATGTCGCGGCCCGACACGTCGCTGAGGTCCTGTCCCGCGCAAAAGCCCCGGCCCGCGCCGGTCAGGACCACCACGCGCACAGTCTGGTCGGCCTCCGCCTTTTTCAGTTCGGCGGTCAGGGTCAGCAGCAACTCGTCGTTGGCGGCGTTCAGCTTGTCCGGGCGGTTGAGGGTCAGGGTGCAGACGCCTGCGCGGGTCTGCGAGAGGATCACGCTGTCCTGGGTCATGCCGCCCAGCCTAGCGCCCATTTCAGTACACTCGCGTGAATGAGCGACGCCCCTGTCCCCAGCACTCTGCCCACTGTGCTGGCCCTGGACGTCAGCAAATCGCGCATCGGCTTTGCGGTCAGCGCCGGGCGGCTGGCCTTCGGACGCGGCAGCGTGGACCGCAAGCGGCTGCCGTTGGACCTGAAAGCGGTGCGGCTCAAGGTCCGAGAGACAGGAGCGGGCCTGCTGCTGCTGGGACTGCCCCTGCGGACCGACGGCGCCCATAGCGCCTCTGCGGACCGAGTGCGGGCCTTCGGCAAGATCCTGACTGAGCAGGGTTACACGGTGGCCTATCAGGACGAGCGCTTCACCACCCGCCGTGCCCGCGAACTGGGCGCAGCCGACGAGGACGAGGCGGCGGCGGTGCAGATTCTGGAGCTGTACCTGATGGGCCGGGCGGATCAGGACTGACCGGGTGAAGCCCAGAGGCAAGTGTGAGGCCCTGCGGGCGGAGCCCCACAATCGGGGGGGAGGGCAACCCTGATCGGGTAATGGTTTTGCGAGGGTGCTGAGGGCAGACTGGAGGGGTGAATCGTTCGCAAACCACTCAGGGAGCAACCATGGTGCTGGTTGTTCTCCTGACCATGATGCTTCTGGCCGCGCTGCTGGCCGCCTCGTCGCAGCTTACGCTCTCCAGTCGGCGGACCACCGCCGATCAAACGGCCTCACTGCGGGCGCAGTACGTGGCCGAGTCCGGTGTGGCACTGGCGCAAGGTCGATTAAGGGATGTGCAGAGCATTCTGAGTAAGGAAAACTTGACGATCCCAAACGGCACTACGGCCACTACTATTCGCAGCTACGCAGAAAAGTACTGCGGGAATTCCAACTGGACCACCTCGGCAGACGGTGCGGTGAGCACCTGCGCTGTTCAGAGTTCGGCGGCTGTAAATCAATTTGATGTTTTTGCCCAGTTGGTGAATGACACTGCATATATGCGCCTGCCTAGTGGCGAACGACCTTCCACTCTGTCACTCAAACAGGCTTTCTGGAAGACTCAGTTGGGGATTGAGCAGAAGTTCTCCGTTGACGGCGCGACGATTAGTTATGCGCTCATGCCGACCAAAGTCGTGCGACTTAACAATAGTAGTTACCGCTTCTACCTTCAACTAAATTTTTTGAGAGTTAAGGGAGAACAGGCCGCAGCCACGCGAATCCTCAAAGCCAATCGCAGCAATAAGACCAGTTGGTGGATAGATATTAGCCTGCCTAGCTATCTGGACAATGTTTTGTTTACCAACCACCATCGCAGTCTCAGTGCTCAGGATGACGTGAATCCCAACGTCAATTTCACTACTCAGGCTTTTGACGGCCCTGTACATACAAACGAAAAATTTCTCTTTATTTCAAACGCGACGGCCAGTTTTTCGGGTCGGCTGAGTAGTGCGGGTTGTACGAACCTACCCAAAATAGGAATGCCGTCTGGTGGCGAGTGTAGTCAAACACCTGGTGTGTATACCACCAACGGGTTAAAGACGGCAGTTAGTGGTGTGGATACCAATGATCAAAAAAATGCCAGCGTGTTGCAGCAACTTTATACTCAGGCCAACCCTAAGCTAAATGAGTTGACTCGTGCCGACGGCACCAAAATCAAGGATGCCACATTCACGGGTTCATATCGCCCTATGCCCATCAATGCCAGTAGTCAGCGGGCTGCTGCCCAAGGCGTTATACCTCCCATCAATGTCACTTCGGATCCGGATGAGATAGCGCGATATACTAAGGGCCGCGGCCTATACTTTGGCGAACAAGTACTGGGAGTTACGCTCTTGGCGGGTGACGCAAATGGCAATTCGCCTACTAGCTTTACTAATAATCCAAAGAAGTGGATGCCTGTTCCAAAATACCAGCACATCCAAGTATTTAAGGGAATTGATAAACAGAAGGTAGGTGTCGAAAAAGTATGTATTGCAAAA
This genomic interval carries:
- a CDS encoding enoyl-CoA hydratase-related protein, whose translation is MTQDSVILSQTRAGVCTLTLNRPDKLNAANDELLLTLTAELKKAEADQTVRVVVLTGAGRGFCAGQDLSDVSGRDMTFTEHLNHTYNPLIRTIRTLDKPVISAVNGVAAGAGASLALAGDIRLWAQSARLIEIFSNIALVPDSGSTWFLPRLVGYSRAFELMAFAERVDADTALKLGLCEHVFADESFVDDVQAYAERLAQRPANALKLTKQALNAAVTSTLDEALDQEAVLQQVAGDHWEHQEGVTAFKEKRAPDFVRVQD
- the ruvX gene encoding Holliday junction resolvase RuvX, with amino-acid sequence MSDAPVPSTLPTVLALDVSKSRIGFAVSAGRLAFGRGSVDRKRLPLDLKAVRLKVRETGAGLLLLGLPLRTDGAHSASADRVRAFGKILTEQGYTVAYQDERFTTRRARELGAADEDEAAAVQILELYLMGRADQD